The Streptomyces sp. NBC_00224 genome has a window encoding:
- a CDS encoding glycoside hydrolase family 15 protein: protein MAGRIEDYALIGDMQTAALVCRDGTTDWLCLPRFDSHAVFAGLLGTDEHGFWRIGPAHAADAPPPRADRRRYRGDSLILESEWDTPRGTVRVTDFMPPRDGAPQLIRIVEGVSGRVPMRSALRMRFSYGRVVPWVHKVDTRTVAVAGPDSVWLDTPVDTYGKNLTTYADFTVSPGERIAFTISWQPSHKEPPALSEPEAALEATEDFWREWVEHCTYHGPYREAVVRSLITLKALTYAPTGGIVAAPTTSLPEDIGGSRNWDYRYTWLRDAAITLSSLLRTGYRDEARAWREWLLRAVAGDPENLQIMYGIAGERELGEAELDWLPGYEDSAPVRVGNGAAGQLQLDVYGEVTEALHLAHMTGLARNDYASLLQLKLIRYLEDHWDQPDEGIWEVRGPRRHFVHSKVMAWVAVDRTIKLIESGDADGPLEKWRELRDDIHRDVCEKGYDKERNTFTQSYGSKELDASLLLIPQMGFLPPDDKRVIGTIEAIQRELSTPDGFILRYPTAGEEAGCDGLEGDEGAFLACSFWMADDLAMIGRVDEARKLFERLLSLRNDLGLLAEEWDPREQRQVGNFPQAFSHVPLIDTALRLTASGAYGG, encoded by the coding sequence GTGGCCGGGCGCATCGAGGATTACGCACTCATCGGAGACATGCAGACCGCCGCACTGGTCTGCCGGGACGGCACGACCGACTGGCTGTGCCTGCCACGCTTCGACTCGCACGCCGTCTTCGCCGGACTGCTCGGCACTGATGAACACGGCTTCTGGCGGATCGGCCCGGCCCATGCGGCCGACGCGCCGCCACCCCGCGCGGACCGGCGCCGCTACCGGGGCGACTCGCTGATCCTGGAGTCGGAGTGGGACACCCCGCGCGGCACGGTCCGGGTGACCGACTTCATGCCGCCGCGCGACGGCGCGCCGCAGCTGATCCGGATCGTGGAGGGCGTCAGCGGCCGGGTGCCGATGCGCAGCGCCCTGCGGATGCGCTTCAGCTACGGGCGTGTCGTGCCCTGGGTGCACAAGGTCGACACCCGTACGGTCGCGGTGGCGGGACCCGACTCGGTCTGGCTGGACACGCCGGTCGACACCTACGGCAAGAACCTCACCACGTACGCCGACTTCACCGTCTCCCCCGGTGAGCGGATCGCCTTCACGATCAGCTGGCAGCCGTCCCACAAGGAGCCGCCCGCGCTCTCGGAGCCGGAGGCGGCCCTGGAGGCGACCGAGGACTTCTGGCGCGAGTGGGTCGAGCACTGTACGTACCACGGGCCCTACCGCGAGGCCGTGGTCCGCTCGCTGATCACGCTCAAGGCGCTCACCTACGCCCCCACCGGCGGCATCGTCGCCGCGCCCACCACCTCGCTGCCCGAGGACATCGGCGGCTCGCGCAACTGGGACTACCGCTACACCTGGCTGCGGGACGCGGCGATCACCCTCTCCTCGCTGCTGCGCACCGGCTACCGCGACGAGGCCCGCGCCTGGCGGGAGTGGCTGCTGCGGGCGGTCGCGGGCGACCCCGAGAACCTCCAGATCATGTACGGGATCGCGGGCGAGCGGGAGCTGGGCGAGGCCGAGCTGGACTGGCTGCCCGGATACGAGGACTCGGCCCCGGTCCGGGTCGGCAACGGCGCCGCCGGCCAACTCCAGCTGGACGTGTACGGCGAGGTCACCGAGGCCCTGCACCTGGCGCACATGACGGGCCTGGCCCGCAACGACTACGCCTCGCTGCTCCAGCTCAAGCTGATCCGGTACCTGGAGGACCACTGGGACCAGCCGGACGAGGGCATCTGGGAGGTGCGCGGCCCGCGCCGCCACTTCGTGCACTCCAAGGTGATGGCCTGGGTCGCCGTCGACCGCACCATCAAGCTGATCGAGTCGGGCGACGCGGACGGCCCCCTGGAGAAGTGGCGCGAGCTGCGCGACGACATCCACCGCGATGTGTGCGAGAAGGGGTACGACAAGGAGCGCAACACCTTCACGCAGTCGTACGGCTCCAAGGAGCTGGACGCCTCCCTGCTGCTGATCCCGCAGATGGGCTTCCTGCCGCCGGACGACAAGCGCGTGATCGGCACCATCGAGGCGATCCAGCGCGAGCTGTCCACGCCCGACGGGTTCATCCTGCGCTATCCGACGGCGGGCGAGGAGGCGGGCTGCGACGGTCTGGAGGGCGACGAGGGCGCGTTCCTGGCCTGCTCGTTCTGGATGGCGGACGACCTGGCCATGATCGGCCGGGTCGACGAGGCCCGGAAGCTCTTCGAGCGGCTGCTCTCGCTCCGCAACGACCTGGGGCTGCTCGCCGAGGAGTGGGACCCGCGGGAGCAGCGGCAGGTGGGGAACTTCCCGCAGGCCTTCAGCCACGTTCCGCTGATCGACACGGCACTGCGGCTGACCGCTTCGGGGGCGTACGGGGGGTAG
- a CDS encoding glycosyltransferase family 4 protein, producing the protein MSQLRTVQVLGGGSAGSSAHVRSLAAGLAARGVRVTVCAPAALEREFDFRGAGAHFVPVPRRGDPVAVGALRAVCAGADVVHAHGLHAAVRTALALGGRRAVPLVVTWHTCSHAEGARGRVLRVLERRAARAAAVVLGTSSDLVDRARRRGARDARLAAVAVPGPRTPVPDGKARAELGAVDRPLLMAVGSLAEHRGYDVLLDAAHHWKALDPVPLLAIAGEGRQRAALQRRIEAEALPVKLLGRRDDVTELLAAADAAVLASRWEGRSLLAQEALRLGVPLVATAVGGVPELVGDAAELVPYGDAAALGDAVARLLADPGRRRELAEAGIVQAAGWPTEDETVAQVLSVYDELTQRQGL; encoded by the coding sequence GTGTCACAGCTGCGTACGGTGCAAGTGCTGGGCGGCGGCAGTGCGGGCAGCAGCGCGCATGTGCGCTCGCTGGCGGCCGGGCTCGCCGCGCGGGGCGTCCGGGTCACCGTCTGCGCTCCCGCCGCGCTGGAGCGGGAGTTCGACTTCCGGGGCGCGGGCGCCCACTTCGTCCCTGTGCCCCGGCGCGGCGACCCGGTGGCGGTCGGCGCCCTGCGGGCGGTCTGCGCGGGTGCGGACGTGGTGCACGCGCACGGGCTGCACGCGGCCGTACGGACCGCCCTCGCCCTGGGCGGGCGGCGCGCGGTCCCCCTCGTCGTCACCTGGCACACCTGCTCCCACGCCGAGGGCGCCCGGGGCCGGGTGCTGCGGGTGCTGGAGCGGCGGGCGGCCCGTGCGGCCGCCGTGGTGCTCGGCACCTCGTCGGACCTGGTCGACCGCGCCCGGCGGCGCGGCGCCCGGGACGCCCGGCTCGCCGCGGTCGCGGTGCCCGGGCCCCGTACGCCCGTTCCGGACGGCAAGGCGCGGGCCGAACTGGGCGCCGTGGACCGGCCGTTGCTGATGGCCGTCGGCAGTCTGGCCGAGCACCGGGGGTACGACGTGCTCCTGGACGCGGCCCACCACTGGAAGGCGCTCGACCCCGTACCGCTGCTGGCGATCGCGGGGGAGGGCAGGCAGCGGGCTGCGCTCCAGCGGCGCATCGAGGCCGAGGCGCTGCCCGTGAAGCTGCTCGGGCGGCGCGACGACGTCACCGAACTGCTGGCCGCCGCCGACGCGGCCGTGCTGGCGAGCCGCTGGGAGGGGCGCTCGCTGCTGGCCCAGGAGGCGCTGCGGCTCGGGGTGCCGCTGGTGGCGACCGCGGTGGGCGGGGTCCCCGAGCTCGTCGGGGACGCGGCCGAGCTGGTGCCGTACGGGGACGCGGCGGCGCTCGGGGACGCCGTGGCGCGGCTGCTCGCCGACCCCGGACGGCGCCGCGAGCTCGCCGAGGCCGGGATCGTACAGGCGGCGGGCTGGCCCACCGAGGACGAGACCGTGGCTCAAGTGCTCAGTGTTTATGACGAATTGACCCAGCGTCAGGGACTCTGA
- a CDS encoding FAD-binding oxidoreductase — MTTPSKAGTALAELREDLAGDVFVPDDPGYDEARAVFNAMIDRRPAVIAQCESDADVVTSVRFARDLDLKIAVRGGGHSVSGQALNDNGLVIDLRRMHEVTVHPAAHAVRVQGGTIMSQLDRATQAHGLATTGGRVSTTGVGGFVLGGGSGWLDRRFGLAVDNLLGVELVTADGSVVTASAEENPELFWALHGGGGNFGVATSITLRLHELPEYSIAMLLYQPENAPEVTHIYRELIENGPDEASGGVLYMTAPPEPFIPEHLVGKVLCGALVAYAGGEEAMRKVAQPLIALPHEVEIVTAMPYADMQCMMDDPPGLRNYWSAEYLTGLPDELVDVFCSLGESMPTPTGTQHVIFPLGGAIADGPAEYPVPYRDAPWAVHPFGIWEDPADDERCRQWVKDVRVKVQPWSTGAVYLNFTGDEGADRVVAGLGAENMRRLAEVKRAYDPDNVFRFNHNIAPA; from the coding sequence ATGACCACCCCCTCGAAAGCGGGCACGGCCCTTGCCGAGCTCCGTGAAGACCTCGCCGGTGATGTGTTCGTGCCGGACGATCCGGGCTACGACGAGGCCCGGGCGGTCTTCAACGCCATGATCGACCGGCGCCCCGCCGTGATCGCCCAGTGCGAGTCCGACGCGGACGTGGTCACCTCCGTACGCTTCGCACGCGACCTGGACCTCAAGATCGCCGTACGCGGCGGCGGCCACAGCGTCTCCGGCCAGGCCCTCAACGACAACGGCCTGGTCATCGATCTGCGCCGGATGCACGAGGTGACCGTCCACCCGGCCGCCCACGCCGTCCGCGTCCAGGGCGGCACCATCATGAGCCAGCTGGACCGGGCCACCCAGGCGCACGGCCTGGCCACCACGGGCGGGCGCGTCTCCACCACCGGCGTCGGGGGCTTCGTCCTCGGCGGCGGATCGGGCTGGCTGGACCGCAGGTTCGGCCTCGCCGTCGACAACCTGCTCGGCGTCGAGCTGGTCACCGCCGACGGCAGCGTGGTGACGGCGAGCGCCGAGGAGAACCCCGAGCTGTTCTGGGCGCTGCACGGCGGCGGCGGCAACTTCGGCGTCGCCACCTCGATCACCCTGCGGCTGCACGAGCTGCCCGAGTACTCCATCGCCATGCTGCTGTACCAGCCCGAGAACGCCCCCGAGGTCACGCACATCTATCGCGAACTCATCGAGAACGGGCCGGACGAGGCGAGCGGCGGCGTCCTGTACATGACCGCACCGCCCGAGCCGTTCATCCCCGAGCACCTGGTCGGAAAGGTGCTGTGCGGCGCCCTCGTGGCCTACGCGGGCGGCGAGGAGGCCATGCGCAAGGTCGCCCAGCCGCTGATCGCCCTGCCGCACGAGGTCGAGATCGTCACGGCCATGCCGTACGCGGACATGCAGTGCATGATGGACGACCCGCCCGGGCTGCGGAACTACTGGTCGGCCGAGTATCTGACCGGTCTGCCCGACGAGCTCGTGGACGTCTTCTGCTCCCTGGGCGAGTCCATGCCGACGCCCACCGGCACCCAGCACGTGATCTTCCCGCTGGGCGGCGCCATCGCCGACGGCCCCGCCGAGTACCCCGTGCCCTACCGCGACGCGCCCTGGGCCGTACACCCCTTCGGGATCTGGGAGGACCCGGCCGACGACGAGCGCTGCCGCCAGTGGGTCAAGGACGTCCGGGTCAAGGTCCAGCCGTGGTCGACCGGCGCGGTCTACCTCAACTTCACCGGCGACGAGGGCGCCGACCGGGTGGTCGCGGGCCTCGGGGCCGAGAACATGCGGCGGCTCGCCGAGGTGAAGCGCGCCTACGACCCGGACAACGTCTTCCGCTTCAACCACAACATCGCCCCGGCCTGA
- a CDS encoding PucR family transcriptional regulator, which produces MDSQGGITVQRALELPGLRGGLPEVVAGAERLGRTVRWVHAGEVPNIASLLKGGELLLTTGLGLGTRPAEQRAFVRRLAERGIAALVVELGPRFSRLPATIVDTARAAGLPLVALHREVPFVTVTEEIHTEIVNGHYALLQRAEEVHRRCTGALLSGGGVPQVLSILADFTANPVFLETPDGQLLYAAAGSGEVGADPLQVWEGLRGQRESRESGPPTGAVLVDVPGGGHGTGAVRARIALLAVAAPLLPVHRMAAERAAGILAVVLMQARQEEELAARGRGDFLTDLAEGRITAEDAPAQAKVLGFKPGEDPLLPVVMRLTTELSASSPTGNWAVLARAVLEELSSVGVPVLLGVRPVEGRVPLLLGLRSESERTAVADRVAAALRAGVERAGLARAGAQPVVVVGVAGGWAAASAGLRHAAETAAAAQGLSERPWYDARRLDIDLLLWRLREHPDLAAFVERAIGPLRTHDAASRPPLLPTLETYLAHAGRKAETARELHLNRQTLYNRLARIAELLGTDLDDPQTVLALSLALRARRHVP; this is translated from the coding sequence TTGGACAGCCAGGGCGGGATCACCGTGCAGCGCGCTCTGGAGCTGCCCGGGCTGCGCGGCGGGCTCCCCGAGGTGGTCGCCGGGGCCGAGCGCCTGGGCCGCACTGTGCGCTGGGTGCACGCGGGCGAGGTCCCGAACATCGCCTCGCTGCTCAAGGGCGGCGAGCTGCTGCTGACCACGGGTCTGGGCCTGGGCACCCGCCCCGCCGAACAGCGCGCCTTCGTACGGCGCCTCGCCGAGCGGGGCATCGCCGCACTGGTCGTCGAGCTCGGCCCGCGCTTCAGCAGGCTGCCCGCCACCATCGTGGACACCGCGCGGGCGGCCGGGCTGCCCCTGGTCGCGCTGCACCGCGAGGTCCCGTTCGTGACGGTGACCGAGGAGATCCACACCGAGATCGTCAACGGCCACTACGCCCTGCTCCAGCGCGCCGAGGAGGTGCACCGGCGGTGTACCGGCGCGCTGCTCTCGGGCGGCGGCGTACCCCAGGTCCTGTCGATCCTGGCCGACTTCACGGCCAACCCGGTGTTCCTGGAGACCCCCGACGGCCAGCTGCTCTACGCGGCCGCCGGCTCCGGCGAGGTCGGCGCCGACCCGCTCCAGGTGTGGGAGGGGCTGCGCGGCCAGCGCGAGTCCCGCGAATCGGGGCCGCCGACCGGCGCGGTCCTGGTGGACGTGCCCGGCGGCGGCCACGGCACCGGCGCGGTACGGGCCCGGATCGCCCTGCTCGCCGTCGCCGCGCCGCTGCTGCCGGTCCACCGGATGGCGGCGGAGCGGGCCGCGGGCATCCTCGCGGTGGTGCTGATGCAGGCGCGCCAGGAGGAGGAGCTGGCGGCGCGCGGGCGCGGCGACTTCCTGACCGACCTCGCCGAGGGCCGCATCACCGCCGAGGACGCGCCCGCGCAGGCGAAGGTGCTGGGCTTCAAGCCGGGCGAGGACCCGCTGCTGCCCGTGGTGATGCGGCTGACCACAGAACTCTCGGCGTCTTCCCCCACCGGCAACTGGGCCGTCCTGGCACGTGCGGTCCTGGAGGAGCTGTCCTCGGTGGGCGTGCCCGTCCTGCTCGGCGTACGGCCGGTGGAGGGCCGGGTCCCGCTGCTGCTCGGGCTGCGCTCGGAGTCGGAGCGCACGGCGGTCGCCGACCGGGTGGCGGCGGCGCTGCGGGCCGGTGTGGAGCGCGCCGGGCTCGCCCGGGCCGGGGCGCAGCCGGTGGTGGTGGTCGGGGTCGCGGGCGGCTGGGCGGCGGCCTCGGCGGGGCTGCGCCACGCGGCCGAGACCGCCGCGGCCGCGCAGGGCCTGTCCGAGCGCCCCTGGTACGACGCCCGGCGCCTGGACATCGACCTGCTCCTTTGGCGGCTGCGCGAGCACCCGGACCTGGCGGCGTTCGTGGAGCGCGCCATCGGCCCGCTGCGCACCCACGACGCGGCCTCGCGCCCGCCGCTGCTGCCCACCCTGGAGACCTATCTGGCGCACGCCGGCCGCAAGGCGGAGACGGCCCGCGAGCTGCATCTCAACCGGCAGACGCTCTACAACCGGCTGGCCCGCATCGCGGAGCTGCTCGGCACGGACCTGGACGACCCGCAGACGGTACTGGCGCTGTCCCTGGCCCTGCGCGCCCGCCGCCACGTCCCGTAA